In Salmo salar chromosome ssa24, Ssal_v3.1, whole genome shotgun sequence, the following proteins share a genomic window:
- the coq5 gene encoding 2-methoxy-6-polyprenyl-1,4-benzoquinol methylase, mitochondrial has protein sequence MAASIRLLARRIVRDASRTINSSVSGRIVSSSCPSNLSACRCFSDGAADKSTHFGFETVSEGEKAERVYKVFESVAQKYDVMNDAMSLGVHRLWKDMLLHVMNPQPGICLLDVAGGTGDISFRFLDYVRSQRERVARRTARANQTPSWQEISTSYTTPTEGIEMETEARESRAVVCDINKEMLKVGKQKAESMGISSGLSWVVGDAEELPFDDDQFDVYTIAFGIRNVTHIDLALQEAVRVLKPGGRFMCLEFSKVTNPLLARLYDAYSFQMIPVLGEVIAGDWKSYQYLVESIRKFPDQETFKQMIEDAGLFSVRYHNLTGGVVALHSGFKL, from the exons ATGGCGGCTTCCATTAGGTTGCTCGCTCGGAGAATAGTTCGTGATGCTTCTCGAACTATCAACAGCAGTGTGTCTGGTCGAATAGTCAGTTCGAGTTGCCCTTCAAATCTTTCAGCTTGTCGATGTTTCAGCGATGGTGCCGCGGACAAAAGTACACATTTCGGCTTCGAGACTGTGTCGGAaggagagaaggcagagagag TTTACAAGGTGTTTGAGAGCGTGGCCCAGAAGTATGATGTGATGAATGATGCTATGAGTCTGGGGGTCCACCGGCTCTGGAAGGACATGCTACTCCATGTTATGAACCCCCAGCCAGGCATATGCCTACTGGACGTAGCTGGAGGAACAG GTGACATCTCCTTCAGATTCCTGGACTATGTGAGGTCTCAGCGGGAGCGTGTTGCACGGCGGACTGCCCGGGCCAACCAGACCCCCTCCTGGCAGGAGATATCAACCAGCTACACGACCCCCACGGAGGGaatagagatggagacagaggccaGAGAGTCCAGGGCTGTAGTCTGTGACATCAACAAGGAGATGCTAAAAGTGGGCAAACAGAAAGCGGAGAGCATGGGCATCAGTAGTG gtcTGTCCTGGGTGGTAGGAGATGCAGAAGAACTGCCTTTCGATGATGACCAGTTTGATGTGTACACCATTGCTTTTGGCATCCGTAATGTCACCCACATAGACCTG GCTCTACAGGAGGCTGTACGGGTGCTGAAGCCAGGGGGAAGGTTCATGTGTCTGGAGTTCAGTAAAGTCACCAACCCCCTGCTTGCCAGGCTCTATGATGCCTACAGTTTCCAGATGATCCCAGTGCTGGGGGAGGTGATCGCTGGCGACTGGAAGTCCTATCAGTACCTGGTGGAGAGCATCAGGAAGTTCCCAGACCAG GAGACATTCAAACAAATGATTGAAGATGCAGGGTTATTTTCTGTCCGCTACCACAACCTGACAGGAGGAGTGGTGGCCCTACACTCTGGATTCAAGCTGTGA